Proteins encoded within one genomic window of Triticum aestivum cultivar Chinese Spring chromosome 2D, IWGSC CS RefSeq v2.1, whole genome shotgun sequence:
- the LOC123053991 gene encoding inositol phosphorylceramide glucuronosyltransferase 1 — protein MGPPPSRLPLLAALVAAALLAGAAAATEEAYVTLLYGDEFVLGVRVLGKSIRDTGTRRDMVVLVSDGVSEYSRQLLEADGWIVKRITLLANPNQVRPTRFWGVYTKLKIFNMTSYKKVVYLDADTVVVRSIEDVFKCGKFCGNLKHSERMNSGVMVVEPSETVFKDMISQVDRLPSYTGGDQGFLNSYYADFANSRVYEPDSPLTPEPETQRLSTLYNADVGLYMLANKWMVDEKELRVIHYTLGPLKPWDWWTAWLVKPVEIWQDVRQKLEESLPGTGGGRNPHDQLVVKFLFILPFCLLLFGYYQSCFQNKKDFPSVQSLCAFARRGRHKYKSEEALPSYLAVGVSSSTFSTSNQRISNGPHLKLPSYFGAIAVLICFMSAGVSLAFAFTIIPRQIMPWTGLLLMFEWTFVAFFLLFGSYLRFVYRWGSISATHVGYSNSDSSENHMGTGHQRNISDFDMEATFYWTGMAVIAVITVFSPTILGITALFTKLGLMVAGGVLLASFMTYASVHLAISAFHKGQKDRNGSRTRRICFWCL, from the exons ATGGGACCGCCGCCGTCCAGGCTGCCCCTGCTGGCCGCCCTCGTCGCGGCGGCGCTGCTCGCCGGCGCGGCCGCGGCGACGGAGGAGGCCTACGTCACGCTGCTCTACGGCGACGAGTTCGTCCTCGGCGTGCGCGTCCTCGGCAAGTCCATCCGCGACACGGGCACGCGGCGCGACATGGTCGTGCTCGTCTCCGACGGCGTCTCCGAGTACTCGCGGCAGCTCCTCGAG GCTGATGGTTGGATCGTGAAGCGTATAACTTTACTGGCTAATCCTAACCAAGTGAGACCAACGAGGTTTTGGGGTGTCTACACAAAGTTGAAGATATTCAACATGACAAGCTACAAAAAGG TTGTTTATCTTGATGCAGATACTGTAGTTGTAAGAAGtatcgaggatgttttcaagtgcggGAAGTTCTGTGGGAACTTGAAGCATTCTGAAAGAATGAATTCCGGAGTGATGGTTGTGGAGCCATCTGAAACTGTTTTCAAGGATATGATTAGTCAAGTAGATCGGTTGCCTTCCTACACTGGAG GGGATCAAGGTTTTCTTAATTCGTATTATGCTGATTTTGCTAACTCCCGCGTGTATGAGCCAGACTCACCTTTAACACCTGAACCGGAGACACAGCGCCTTTCTACCTTGTATAATGCTGATGTTGGTCTTTACATGCTAGCCAACAAG TGGATGGTTGATGAGAAGGAACTTAGAGTTATTCACTACACACTAGGTCCCCTTAAACCCTGGGACTGGTGGACAGCTTGGCTTGTAAAACCTGTGGAGATATGGCAG GATGTTAGGCAAAAACTTGAAGAATCTCTTCCGGGAACCGGTGGGGGAAGGAACCCTCATGATCAGCTGGTGGTCAAATTTTTATTCATTCTTCCCTTCTGCCTGCTGTTATTTGGTTATTACCAATCATGCTTTCAG AACAAGAAGGATTTTCCAAGTGTGCAGTCTTTATGTGCGTTTGCTAGGAGAGGCCGTCATAAGTACAAGTCTGAAGAGGCACTTCCATCTTATTTAGCAGTTGGTGTTTCATCATCTACATTTTCAACTTCAAATCAAAGA ATCTCAAACGGGCCACATCTGAAGCTGCCTTCTTATTTCGGGGCGATTGCTGTGCTAATCTGTTTTATGTCTGCTGGTGTCTCTCTTGCCTTTGCTTTCACTATCATTCCACGACAAATTATGCCATGGACAGGTCTGCTACTGATGTTTGAGTGGACCTTCGTGGCATTCTTCTTATTGTTTGGTAGCTATCTCCGTTTTGTCTATCGATGGGGAAGTATCAGTGCAACTCATGTGGGATATAGCAATTCTGATTCATCAGAGAATCACATGGGTACAG GCCATCAGCGCAATATATCCGACTTTGACATGGAGGCGACATTTTACTGGACAGGGATGGCTGTCATAGCTGTCATTACTGTATTTTCACCAACTATCTTGGGTATAACTGCATTATTTACGAA GCTAGGGTTGATGGTTGCTGGTGGTGTTCTGCTGGCATCTTTTATGACGTATGCTTCGGTGCATCTTGCTATCTCAGCCTTCCACAAGGGCCAGAAAGATAGGAATGGGTCGAGAACTAGAAGAAtttgtttttggtgtttgtag